GCCTGTGGAGGCCGTACCGTTCGGTCCAAAAAGCCTATAATTGCCACCGGGTAAGCCGGGAGTAGAGATGCCTACCACCCTACCCCTGTTCGGCGCCATCCCGGGCGGTCCGGAGATGCTCATCATCCTGCTCGTGTTGGTGCTGCTGTTCGGCGCGAACAAGATCCCCAAGCTGGCCCGTTCGACCGGGCAGGCGATGGGCGAGTTCAAGAAGGGCCGCGAGCAGGTCGAAGAGGAGCTTCAGGAGATGCAGGAGGGCGAGATCGACGAGGACGACGAGATCGCCGCCGACTCGACCGTCGATTCGACGGCCGACACGTCCACCGGCTCGACCGACGACGCCGTCGAGACCGACACGGAGAAAAACTGAGGCGCCGTCCCGGACCGTTTTTACCCGCCCGCCGAACACTCCCCACCGCGGGGCGTGTGGCCAAGCGGATACGGCGAGCGGTTCCTAACCGCTAGATCGCGGGTTCGAATCCCGTCACGCCCGTTCACTCGCTTCGCTCGTTCACGGCCGTGACGTAGTAACACTCGCTCGCTCCGCTCGCTCGCGTGACTCCCGTCACGCCCGTTGCGAGGTCGAGCGCAGCGAGACCTCGATGCGAACGGGGAGCGTGCGCGGTCGAGCGGCGGCGAGACCCCGACAGCGAACGGCGAACGCCCGGCCGAACGTGAGTGAGGCCGCGGCAGCGAGCGGGGAACCCCGTGACCCGTGAGCGAAGCGACCCGTGAGCGGTATCGGGCGTTGCTCGCGACGGGGACTACCCGGTAGAAGAATTCTTTCCGACTTCGGACAACTCATTACAAACCGAACAGGACGGACGCGGTTTCGCTCGAAAACCGGCCACATAACGTGTGTATCGGTGCTTCTCACCGATGATATAGAGGGCAAGCATTTAACGTGGCGCCGGAGTTGAGTGGACTCAATGGCTACCGACGAGGCTGACGCGGCCGCCGGCTCCGGATTCGAGGGCGAATCCGGGTCGGCGGCGCGCTCGGGGGATGCGGCCGTCGTCGGGGAGTACACGTGGCCGGACTTCCTGCGGGAGCACGGACACGAGGACGCTGCCGACGAACTCGCCGAGCGCCTCCGGACGGAGGTCGTCGAGGAGGACGAGGACGGCGAGGAGGTCGTGCGGATCGAGGTCCGCGCCGCGACCGCCGAGGACTTGGCGGCGCTCGGCGTCGCCGATGTGGCCGCCGACGCGCTGGGTATCGACCCCGGCGACGTGTCGGCCGCCGTCGGCTCGGCCGGCGCGCTCGGTGAGTCGATCGCGGACCGCTCCCCGCTGCTGGCGTACGACGAGACGCCCGTCTGGAAGGACATCTACACGTGGGACGACTACCGCGAGGAGTACTTCCTCGACGAGGAGGGGAACCCACCGACCGACGAGGAGGACGAGCCGCTGGAGTTCACCGACGCCGACAAGGCCGAGGCGCTGGGGTTCGACCCGAACCGCGTCGAGGAGACGCTCGGGCACCTCGCGAAACGCGCGCCGGAACTGGACGAGGTGATCGACGAGCGTACCGTCGACATCGCCGACGACGTCGACGAGGACGCGTTCTTCAGCGACGCCGCCGGGACGACGACGGTCGCGAACCGCTACGACCTGGAGAAGGCGGTGCCGATGCCGAAGAAGCGTCACTTCCGCGAGGTCGAACGCTACTGGGTGAACGAACCGTACTCGTTCGTGATCGTCTTTCACTCGACCAAGGAGAACGAGAAAAAGTACTACGTGGTCGAACCGTACCGTAACGCCATCGAGGAGGACCTGTTCGAGTTCCTCGAGGGGAAGCTCCGCTCGGCGATCAAGTACGCCGACGAGGGCGCCGTCGCGGCCGACGACGACCACCGCCGGCTGACGATCCGCGAGGAGACGTACGACCTGCTGGAACGGTACGACCTCTACACCCGCGACGCCGGCCCGCAGCTCGGCGACAAGCTCGCGGATCTGTTCGGCGTCGACGTGGACGACGAGGGTGCCGCGGGTCGGCTGATCCGCGCGCTCGGCGTCGCACCCCGGGAGTCACACGGCGAGATCGACGGGATCGCCGCGCGACCCGAGCCCGCGGTCCTCGCGGAGGACCCGGACACGCTCACGGAGTACACCGTGACGAAGGCGCTGTACTACCTCGAACGCGACTTCGTCGGCTACGAGCGCATCGACGGCATCAAACACGACATCAACGTCGAGGACATCTCCTGTGACGGGTACAACTCCCCCGTCTTCGTCTACCACTCCGACTACGAGCAGATCATCTCGAACGTCTACCACGGCGAGCAGGAGTTGGACGACTTCGTCGTCAAGCTCGCCCAGCGCTCGGGGAAGGGTATCTCGAAGCGCCGCCCGCAGGTGGACGCCACGCTCCCGGACGGCTCGCGTGCACAGTTAACCCTCGGCAAGGAGGTGTCCGATCACGGGACGAACTACACCATCCGCCAGTTCAAGGACGTCCCGTTCACGCCGATCGACCTCATCAACTGGAACACGTTCAGCCTCGACGAGATGGCGTTCCTGTGGCTGTGCATCGAGAACCACAAGAGCCTGATCTTCGCGGGCGGCACCGCCTCCGGGAAGACGACCAGCCTGAACGCCGTCTCGCTGTTCATCCCCTCGAACTCGAAGATCGTCTCGATCGAGGACACCCGCGAGGTCGAGTTGCCTCAGCGCAACTGGATCGCCTCCGTCACCCGACCCTCGTTCGCGGACGACGGCGGCGGCGACGTGGACGAGTTCGACCTGCTGGAGGCCGCACTGCGCCAGCGACCCGACTACATCGTCATGGGCGAGATCCGCGGCGAGGAGGGGCGCACCCTCTTTCAGGTCATGTCGACCGGGCACACGACGTACACGACCTTCCACGCGGACAACGTCGGCGAGGTGCTCAAGCGCTTCACGACCGAGCCGATCAACGTCTCGAAGACGATGTTCACGGCGCTGGATCTCGTGTCGGTGCAGGCGTCGACGCGGGTACAGGGTCGGAAGGTCCGCCGGAACAAGTCGCTCACGGAGATCAACCACTACGACGCCGAGAACGACGAGATCAACGTTCAGGACGTGTACCAGTGGCAGGCCGAGACGGACGAGTTCCTCCACATGGGCGACTCGAACACCCTCGAGGAGATCATGTTCGACCGGGGATGGAGTCACGAGCGGCTGGAGGAGGAGCTGCTCAAGCGTCGCGCGGTGATCGCCTACCTGATCGACCGCGACCTCAACACGTACACGCAGGTCGCGGCGACGCTGCAGGCGTTCATTAACGACCCCGAGACGATCCTCTCGCTGATGGCGAACGAACGGCTGGAGGCGAGCCTCGACGACCTCCGCGAGATGGAGTCGGTCCTGATCGACGTGGACGAGGACAAAGAAGAGATGGTCCCGCGTCCGGAGCCCTCCGAGGCGCAGGCGGCGGAGGCGGAGTCGATCCTCGAGGAGGCGGAGTCGATCCTCGCGGAGTTCCGCGGCGAGCGCACCGACGGCGTCGCGGCCGCCCTGGGCGCGGTCGAGCCTGCCGGCGACGTCGCCGCCGAACCCGGCGCGGGGGACGCGCTCGCCGGCGACGCGGACGCGGACGCGAACGCCGCCGGCGCACCGTTCGACGGGATCGGTCCGGAGCCGCTCGACATCGGCCGATCGTTCGACACGGGCGGTTCGAACGACGCGCCTGAGGCGGCCGACGGCACGGCTGACGACGCGACCGATCCGGCCGGCGAGGCTGCCGACGCGTTCGACGCGATCGATCAGTTCGACGACGACCCGTCGGGCAGCGACGCCGGCGTCAACCGCTCCGATGGCGGCCGGTCGGAGGGCGACCGTCCCGACGACGACACGGCGATCGACACCGGCGCCCTCGACGACGGCGACGCGTCCGATCCCGGCGTCGACGGGGAGTCCCCCGACGAGGAGGTGATCGACGACTGGGGGTTCGGGGAGGTCGCGGAACCCGACGACGACGCGGCGGCGAAGGGCGGACCGGACGACGAGGAGGGGGAGACGTAGATGAGCCTCGACACCGACGCGGGCTTCGGGAGCGCGCGGGGGTTCGCGGACGCCTTCTACCCGTTGTTCCGGCGGGTGTTCGACGAGGAGGGCGACTTCGTCGACACCGTCGACACGAAACTGACGCAGGCGCGGATGAACCAGCCGGTCGAGCTGTACGTCTCCCGGGCGCTCGGCGTCGGCGTACTCGTGGGGCTGGCGCTGTGGCTCGTCGGGATGCTGCTGGGGTGGGGGCTGTTCGCGCTCGGGATCGTCCAGGCTGAGTCGATCGGGCTCGGGATCCCGGTGAGTTCTCCGGAACAGGCGGCGCTGTTGGAGTCGCTCACGGAGCCGGCGGCCGTGATCGTCAGCGGTGTGGTCTTCGGGGGCGTCGGCTTCGGGCTCGGGTTCGGGACGCTCCTTGCGATCCCGTACCAGCGGGCGGACGCCCGCAAGCGCGAGATCAACATGTTGCTGGCGGACGCCGTCTCGTTCATGTACGCCCTCTCCGTCGGCGGGCTGAACCAACTGGAGATCCTGGAGGCGATGGCGGAGGCCGACGACACCTACGGGGAGGTGGCAAAGGAGTTCCAGAGCATCGTCCAGGAGACGAGCTACTTCGGCACCGACTACCGCAACGCGGTCCGCCAGCAGTCCATCGAGACGCCCAGCGAGGAGTTCTCGCAGTTCCTCACGGACATGCTGTCTATCATCAACTCCGGCGGCGACATGGAGCGGTTCCTCTACGACAAAAAGGAGAAGCACCTCCGCACGGCGAAACAGGAGCAGGAGCTGACGCTGGAGACACTGGAGCTGTTCGGGGAGATGTACATGACGCTGTCGCTGTTTCCCCTCCTGCTCATCATCATCCTCGTCATCATGTCGATGCTCGGGCAGGGCCAGGACTTCCTGCTGACGGCGACCGTGTACCTGCTCACGCCGCTCATCGGCGTCGGCTTCCTCGTGCTCGTGTCGACGGTGAAGCAGGACGAGCCGGGCGACGGCTACCTCGAGCCCGGCGGCGTCGACGAGCACTTCGCCGAGGAGCAGCGCGAGGGGCTGCTTCACCTCGGGCTCGTCGAGGCGTTCGTCGGCGACTTCTCGCTGTTCGACCGGATCCGGTCGCGCGAGGGAACGTACAAGACCGGGCAGCTGCTGGGGGCGCCGCACCTGTTCTTCCGGGACAATCCCCTGTTCACCCTCGCGCTCACCGTGCCCGCCGCGCTCGTGTTGGTCGGGTTCGGCGTCGCCTCCGGCGACGCGCCCCTGACGTTCCAGGGGTTCGTCGACAACCCGGTGTGGTCGACGTTCGTGTGGGTGTACGTCCCCGCCTACGTCACGCTGATCCCGCTGGTGGTCTTCTACGAGTGGCACCAGCTCCGGCGCGGCGGGATCACCGGTAAGCTCTCGGACAACCTCCGCAAGCTCTCGTCGGCCAACGACACCGGGCAGACGCTGTTGGAGTCGATCCGGACGACGGCCGACACCTCGAGCGGGAAACTCGCCGAGGAGTTCGAGGTGATGTACGCGAAGGTGAACTACGGGATGAGCCTCCGGGAGGCGCTCGTCGAGTTCAACAACAAGTACCATATCCCGCGGCTCGCGCGGACGGTGAAGCTCATCTCGGAGGCACAGCAGGCGTCCAGCCAGATCACGGACGTGCTGACGACCGCGGCACAGGCCTCGGAGAACCAGGACGACATCGAGCGCGAGCGCAAGTCCCGCACCCGGATGCAGGTGGCGATCATCCTGATGACGTACCTCACGCTGCTGGCCGTGATGGCTATCCTGAAGCTCCGGTTCCTCGACGTGCTCGCGGGGCTGACCGCGCAGGCGGGCGGCGGCGGCGGGGGCGGCGCCGCGAGCGGCGGAGGCGGCGGGCTCGGGTCCGGCGGGTTCGGCGGCAACGTCGACGTGGACCGACTGTCGGTGCTGTTCTTCCACGCGGTGACGATCCAGGCGGTGCTGTCGGGGGTCATCGCGGGGTACATCCGCAGCGCCGACATCGTGAGCGGGATGAAGTTCGTCATCGTGTTGCTCACCGTCGCACTCGGCGTGTGGGTGGTGGTGGCGTGAGCGACGACCCGTGGAGTTCGGAGGGGAGCGCCGGCGAGAGACCGGAGCGTGACGGACGCGACCGCGGTGGCGACGCCGCGGACCCGGGTGGCGACGCCGCCGGTCGCGGACAGACGACGATCGATTACGCCGTCGGGGTGAGCGTCTTCCTGCTGGTCGTCGCGTTCGTGTTCGCGTTCGCCCCGTCGCTCACCGCGCCGTTCACCGGCGACGCGACCGACGCCGTCGTCGTCGCCGACCGGTCGGCCGACCGGGTCGCGAACGACCTGCTCGTCGAGGATCCGGCGAACCCGGCGGTCCTGAACGCCACCTGTACCGGGGCGTTCTTCGACACCGACGGGCCGGACCGCTCGGACGACTGCCGCTACGACGCGAACGCCTCGGACCTGAAGGGAACGCTCGGAGTGATCTCGCCGGCACGGACGGTGAACGTGACCGTCGTCGGCGGCGAGACGACGCTCGCGGCGGGACCGTCGCCGCCGCGGGGCGCGGACGTGTCGGTCGCCCGCCGGGCAGTCCTGCTCGACGGGGCGGACGCGTCCGTGGTTGTACGGGTGTGGTAACAATGCGCGCACAGGCACACACGCTGGAGGGGTTCGCGGCCGCGGTCATCGTGTTGAGCGGCGTCCTCTTCGCGCTGCAGGCGACCGCGGTGACGCCGCTGACCGCGAGTACCTCGAACCAACACATCGAGAACCAGCAGGCGGCCGTCGCCGAGGGGACGCTGGCCGCCGCCGAGGCGAACGGGACGCTCGCGCCGACACTGCTGAACTGGAACACGTCCGGCGAGCGGTTCCGCGGCTCCGGTTCCGACGGGGTGTACACCGCCGGCGGTCCGCCGACCCCGTTCGGCCACACGCTGAACGAGACGTTCGGCGAGGACCGGATCGCGTTCAACGTCGAGGTGAGCTATCGAACGACCGGCGGGCGCGGTCGGACGCGGATGGTGTACATGGGCTCGCCCAGCGACAACGCCGTCGCGGCGACCCGGACGGTAGTGCTGTTCGACGACGACCCCGTGGGCGACGGCTCCGGGACGCTCGCGGAGGTCGCGTCCGACCCGGACCACGAGTTCTACGCGGACGATACGGACGACGGGCCGCTGTACGGGGTCATGGAGGTGCGCATCGTCGTATGGCGGATCTGATGGACGGCGACGGCCGCGGACAGCTCGTGCTCGTCGCGGGGTTCGCGCTCGCGATCGTGCTCGTCGCGTTGGTGTTGCTCGCGAACACCGCGATCTTCACCGAGAACCTCGCGACCCGCGACAACGGCGTCGGCGAGCGCGACGTACTCGGCTATCGCTCGTCCGTCGTCGACGGCGCCGGTGGGATCGTCGACCGGGAGAACACCGCCGAGTACGACGACCGTGAGCCCCTGGAGGAGAACGTCACCGCGGGGCTCGCCGCCCTCGACTCGCAGTTGCGCGAGTCAGCCGCCCGGCGCGCCGCCAGCGCCCGCGCTGACGTGGACGCCGCGACCTACACCAACGGATCGCTGGTGCGGCAGAACGGGACTGCGGACGACCCGCGGCAGTTCACGAACGTCAGCGACGACGCCGACTGGACCGTCGCGACCGACCTGGAACGCGACGGCGACGGCGGCGCGACGCGCGGGTTCATCGCCGTCGTGACGAACTCCTCGCTCGCATCGGCCTCCGCGGGCGACCCCGACGAAGCTTTCCACGTCGTGGTGACCAACGGGAGCGCGGCGTGGCACGCGTACGTGTACGAGAACAGCAGCAGCGGAGCGATCGCCGTCGCCGTCAAGCCGGCCGGCGAGTCCGCATCGGCGACGAGCCAGGTCTGCTCGGTGTCG
This genomic stretch from Halobaculum roseum harbors:
- a CDS encoding Sec-independent protein translocase subunit TatA/TatB, encoding MPTTLPLFGAIPGGPEMLIILLVLVLLFGANKIPKLARSTGQAMGEFKKGREQVEEELQEMQEGEIDEDDEIAADSTVDSTADTSTGSTDDAVETDTEKN
- a CDS encoding type II/IV secretion system ATPase subunit, with protein sequence MATDEADAAAGSGFEGESGSAARSGDAAVVGEYTWPDFLREHGHEDAADELAERLRTEVVEEDEDGEEVVRIEVRAATAEDLAALGVADVAADALGIDPGDVSAAVGSAGALGESIADRSPLLAYDETPVWKDIYTWDDYREEYFLDEEGNPPTDEEDEPLEFTDADKAEALGFDPNRVEETLGHLAKRAPELDEVIDERTVDIADDVDEDAFFSDAAGTTTVANRYDLEKAVPMPKKRHFREVERYWVNEPYSFVIVFHSTKENEKKYYVVEPYRNAIEEDLFEFLEGKLRSAIKYADEGAVAADDDHRRLTIREETYDLLERYDLYTRDAGPQLGDKLADLFGVDVDDEGAAGRLIRALGVAPRESHGEIDGIAARPEPAVLAEDPDTLTEYTVTKALYYLERDFVGYERIDGIKHDINVEDISCDGYNSPVFVYHSDYEQIISNVYHGEQELDDFVVKLAQRSGKGISKRRPQVDATLPDGSRAQLTLGKEVSDHGTNYTIRQFKDVPFTPIDLINWNTFSLDEMAFLWLCIENHKSLIFAGGTASGKTTSLNAVSLFIPSNSKIVSIEDTREVELPQRNWIASVTRPSFADDGGGDVDEFDLLEAALRQRPDYIVMGEIRGEEGRTLFQVMSTGHTTYTTFHADNVGEVLKRFTTEPINVSKTMFTALDLVSVQASTRVQGRKVRRNKSLTEINHYDAENDEINVQDVYQWQAETDEFLHMGDSNTLEEIMFDRGWSHERLEEELLKRRAVIAYLIDRDLNTYTQVAATLQAFINDPETILSLMANERLEASLDDLREMESVLIDVDEDKEEMVPRPEPSEAQAAEAESILEEAESILAEFRGERTDGVAAALGAVEPAGDVAAEPGAGDALAGDADADANAAGAPFDGIGPEPLDIGRSFDTGGSNDAPEAADGTADDATDPAGEAADAFDAIDQFDDDPSGSDAGVNRSDGGRSEGDRPDDDTAIDTGALDDGDASDPGVDGESPDEEVIDDWGFGEVAEPDDDAAAKGGPDDEEGET
- a CDS encoding type II secretion system F family protein; amino-acid sequence: MSLDTDAGFGSARGFADAFYPLFRRVFDEEGDFVDTVDTKLTQARMNQPVELYVSRALGVGVLVGLALWLVGMLLGWGLFALGIVQAESIGLGIPVSSPEQAALLESLTEPAAVIVSGVVFGGVGFGLGFGTLLAIPYQRADARKREINMLLADAVSFMYALSVGGLNQLEILEAMAEADDTYGEVAKEFQSIVQETSYFGTDYRNAVRQQSIETPSEEFSQFLTDMLSIINSGGDMERFLYDKKEKHLRTAKQEQELTLETLELFGEMYMTLSLFPLLLIIILVIMSMLGQGQDFLLTATVYLLTPLIGVGFLVLVSTVKQDEPGDGYLEPGGVDEHFAEEQREGLLHLGLVEAFVGDFSLFDRIRSREGTYKTGQLLGAPHLFFRDNPLFTLALTVPAALVLVGFGVASGDAPLTFQGFVDNPVWSTFVWVYVPAYVTLIPLVVFYEWHQLRRGGITGKLSDNLRKLSSANDTGQTLLESIRTTADTSSGKLAEEFEVMYAKVNYGMSLREALVEFNNKYHIPRLARTVKLISEAQQASSQITDVLTTAAQASENQDDIERERKSRTRMQVAIILMTYLTLLAVMAILKLRFLDVLAGLTAQAGGGGGGGAASGGGGGLGSGGFGGNVDVDRLSVLFFHAVTIQAVLSGVIAGYIRSADIVSGMKFVIVLLTVALGVWVVVA
- a CDS encoding DUF7287 family protein; translation: MSDDPWSSEGSAGERPERDGRDRGGDAADPGGDAAGRGQTTIDYAVGVSVFLLVVAFVFAFAPSLTAPFTGDATDAVVVADRSADRVANDLLVEDPANPAVLNATCTGAFFDTDGPDRSDDCRYDANASDLKGTLGVISPARTVNVTVVGGETTLAAGPSPPRGADVSVARRAVLLDGADASVVVRVW
- a CDS encoding DUF7288 family protein; this encodes MRAQAHTLEGFAAAVIVLSGVLFALQATAVTPLTASTSNQHIENQQAAVAEGTLAAAEANGTLAPTLLNWNTSGERFRGSGSDGVYTAGGPPTPFGHTLNETFGEDRIAFNVEVSYRTTGGRGRTRMVYMGSPSDNAVAATRTVVLFDDDPVGDGSGTLAEVASDPDHEFYADDTDDGPLYGVMEVRIVVWRI
- a CDS encoding DUF7261 family protein, translated to MADLMDGDGRGQLVLVAGFALAIVLVALVLLANTAIFTENLATRDNGVGERDVLGYRSSVVDGAGGIVDRENTAEYDDREPLEENVTAGLAALDSQLRESAARRAASARADVDAATYTNGSLVRQNGTADDPRQFTNVSDDADWTVATDLERDGDGGATRGFIAVVTNSSLASASAGDPDEAFHVVVTNGSAAWHAYVYENSSSGAIAVAVKPAGESASATSQVCSVSASNATVDFTGGTLGGVDCPGLAFGGEVAGSATTDGYDVVVRNGDRAAGGYDLTVRTVGSGSVSDENVTDGPSADDPYHVPAVYAVEVPIDYWTSEVTYAETVRVAPGERDE